In Halobaculum magnesiiphilum, the following proteins share a genomic window:
- a CDS encoding amidohydrolase family protein, with translation MADYPVVNGHHHIGNPNAEQDRTFEWSESIAQIIGAMDENEVDATILQPLGGENDRSVSEVHDHIYEASQAYEGRIFGTAAVNPHLGTEFVHEEITRCVQELDFKFVKLHTLAWGVDPTSDIAYDVYDACVENDVPVMVHTGPHGMPFSIPGMFMPVAEDYPDLPIVFAHMGGAYTLTQEAILMAERYDNIYLDTTLALNMYVRRAMETVGADRLLMAAEHSTNIPVALTKIDCIGASEEQKRKILGGNAVDLYDLDVAKQDWNAQEVATADED, from the coding sequence ATGGCAGACTACCCTGTCGTAAACGGTCACCACCATATCGGCAACCCCAACGCGGAACAGGACCGCACGTTCGAGTGGTCCGAAAGCATCGCCCAGATCATCGGCGCGATGGACGAGAACGAGGTCGACGCGACCATTCTCCAGCCGCTCGGCGGTGAGAACGACCGCTCCGTTTCGGAGGTTCACGATCACATCTACGAGGCCTCACAGGCGTACGAGGGTCGGATCTTCGGCACCGCAGCGGTCAATCCCCATCTCGGAACCGAGTTCGTCCACGAGGAGATCACTCGCTGCGTTCAGGAGCTCGACTTCAAGTTCGTCAAGCTTCACACGTTGGCCTGGGGTGTCGACCCGACCTCCGACATCGCGTACGACGTCTACGATGCCTGCGTGGAGAACGACGTGCCAGTGATGGTCCACACCGGTCCACACGGAATGCCGTTCTCGATCCCCGGGATGTTCATGCCGGTCGCCGAGGACTACCCTGACCTGCCCATCGTCTTCGCGCACATGGGTGGCGCGTACACGCTGACGCAGGAGGCTATCCTCATGGCCGAGCGCTACGACAACATCTATCTCGACACGACGCTCGCGCTGAACATGTACGTCCGGCGGGCGATGGAAACGGTCGGCGCAGACCGGCTCCTCATGGCTGCCGAACACTCCACGAACATCCCGGTCGCGCTCACGAAGATCGACTGCATCGGCGCGAGCGAAGAGCAGAAACGGAAGATACTCGGCGGAAACGCCGTCGACCTGTACGACCTCGACGTCGCGAAGCAGGACTGGAACGCACAGGAAGTGGCCACGGCGGACGAAGACTGA
- a CDS encoding ABC transporter permease, whose amino-acid sequence MGIPQQLPAAWDYLLANQQQFVELLITHLQLVIVAVVCAILVAVPGGILATRRPKLKGYILGLGNIAQSVPTIAIIFLVFPILGIGFTTALVGLFTYAILPILTNTITGIEDVDESTVEAARGMGMTDWEILKEIQIPLALPVIFAGIRTASVITVGTAYLAFFIGGGGLGLWVVVGIKLFNMPQVLAGAIPGALLAIGMDSLFALVERQLGGEGLQKESAAGA is encoded by the coding sequence ATGGGTATCCCGCAACAGCTCCCGGCCGCATGGGACTACCTGCTGGCGAACCAGCAGCAGTTTGTCGAACTACTCATCACACACCTCCAGCTGGTGATCGTCGCGGTCGTCTGTGCCATCCTCGTGGCCGTTCCGGGCGGGATCCTTGCAACTCGCCGGCCGAAGCTAAAGGGGTATATCCTCGGACTCGGCAACATTGCGCAGTCGGTGCCGACCATCGCCATCATCTTCCTGGTGTTTCCAATCCTCGGCATCGGATTCACGACGGCGCTCGTGGGGCTGTTCACCTACGCCATCCTCCCCATCCTCACCAACACCATCACGGGCATTGAGGACGTCGACGAGTCGACGGTCGAGGCCGCCCGCGGCATGGGAATGACCGACTGGGAGATTCTTAAGGAGATTCAGATCCCGCTTGCGCTGCCCGTGATATTCGCCGGCATTCGCACCGCCTCGGTCATCACTGTCGGGACAGCCTACCTCGCTTTCTTTATCGGCGGTGGGGGACTGGGGCTGTGGGTCGTGGTCGGCATCAAACTGTTCAATATGCCACAGGTACTCGCCGGTGCGATTCCCGGTGCACTGCTGGCTATCGGTATGGATTCGCTGTTCGCGCTCGTGGAGCGGCAGCTCGGCGGTGAAGGGCTCCAGAAGGAATCTGCCGCCGGTGCATAA
- a CDS encoding ABC transporter ATP-binding protein gives MIEFENVTKEYPDGTVAIEDISFAVEEGTTTVLVGPSGCGKTTTMKLVNRLEDPTEGTVYFDGTDISKLDEIELRRDIGYVIQEIGLFDHMTVGENVATVPELKSWDEARIDNRVDELLELMDLPPEQYRDQYPSELSGGQRQRVGVARALAADPDVMLMDEPFGALDPITRENLQNEFLDIQEEINTTILFVTHSIDEALKMGDRIAIFDVGELVQYDTPGEILSDPKNEFVEDFIGADRTLKQLQVTPVRKVMEEPTDDHRELVAAIEGDGPVGTAVGDGGEVVPVEPTDSTQVALSRLIQGGVDALPVTRDGEVVGVVTEAAIRDGRNGGS, from the coding sequence ATGATCGAGTTCGAAAACGTCACCAAGGAGTATCCGGACGGTACCGTCGCCATCGAGGACATCAGTTTCGCAGTCGAGGAGGGCACCACGACCGTCCTCGTCGGACCCTCGGGGTGTGGGAAGACAACGACCATGAAGCTCGTCAACCGGCTCGAGGACCCCACCGAAGGGACGGTGTATTTCGACGGGACGGACATCTCTAAGCTCGACGAAATCGAACTCCGGCGCGACATCGGCTACGTCATCCAAGAGATCGGCCTGTTCGACCACATGACCGTCGGCGAGAACGTCGCGACCGTCCCCGAACTGAAGAGCTGGGACGAGGCGCGCATCGATAATCGCGTCGACGAACTGTTGGAGTTGATGGACCTCCCGCCCGAGCAGTATCGCGACCAGTATCCCAGCGAACTCTCAGGGGGACAGCGCCAGCGCGTCGGCGTCGCCCGGGCGCTCGCCGCGGACCCCGACGTAATGCTGATGGACGAACCATTCGGTGCGCTCGACCCCATCACCCGCGAGAACTTACAAAACGAGTTCCTCGACATCCAAGAGGAGATCAACACGACCATCCTATTCGTCACTCACTCTATCGACGAGGCGCTGAAGATGGGCGACCGCATCGCCATCTTCGATGTCGGCGAACTCGTCCAGTACGACACGCCTGGTGAGATCCTCTCGGACCCGAAAAACGAGTTCGTTGAGGACTTCATCGGCGCCGACCGAACGCTGAAACAGCTCCAGGTGACGCCTGTGCGCAAGGTCATGGAAGAGCCGACCGACGATCACCGTGAGCTCGTCGCGGCCATCGAGGGCGACGGGCCCGTAGGCACAGCCGTCGGTGACGGTGGTGAGGTGGTCCCAGTCGAACCGACCGACAGCACGCAGGTCGCGCTCTCTCGGCTCATCCAAGGCGGTGTCGACGCGCTACCAGTCACTCGTGACGGGGAAGTCGTCGGCGTCGTGACTGAGGCCGCGATCCGTGATGGCCGCAACGGAGGGTCGTAA
- a CDS encoding helix-turn-helix transcriptional regulator — translation MSSDIGTAEGMETRELVHFVTQQTRFALINNILQHPEQLPSMYELEELNPSVSDATVYKHIQKLIDAGIVKEVALNDDQRRQGYPWKFYGLTEEGRAFLEEHNLLAAEETLQQIYETISDKSEKMIKYENAPRPEEA, via the coding sequence ATGAGCTCTGACATTGGGACTGCTGAGGGGATGGAAACCCGCGAACTCGTCCACTTCGTCACCCAGCAGACGCGGTTCGCGCTGATCAACAACATCCTCCAGCACCCGGAGCAGCTCCCGTCGATGTACGAGCTCGAGGAGCTCAACCCCAGCGTGAGCGACGCCACCGTCTACAAACACATCCAGAAGCTGATCGACGCCGGCATCGTGAAAGAGGTCGCCCTCAACGATGACCAGCGCCGACAGGGATATCCCTGGAAGTTCTACGGGCTCACGGAGGAGGGTCGAGCATTCCTCGAAGAGCATAACCTCCTTGCTGCGGAGGAAACCCTCCAGCAGATCTACGAGACTATCTCCGATAAGTCCGAGAAGATGATCAAATACGAGAATGCTCCCCGTCCGGAAGAAGCGTAG
- a CDS encoding ABC transporter permease: MLTAVPTVVSPPLFVHAYVEYILSNSGSLVGLTLQHISIIVQAIAIAVPLGVVVGTLITYNDRAATVVLWLAGVMMTVPSIALFGLLIPTFGIGKPPVIVALVLYSQLPVIRNTYVGLDRIDPAAVEAGTGLGMTRVERLRRVKLPMALPVIMAGVRNAVVVLIGIAAIGAFIGAGGLGDLIFNGVSEPDIQELVVGTVVLSLLTLAVDYGFGLVERVLRLRNGEDVQLPRLVRGAVSNTGGTS, from the coding sequence ATGCTCACCGCCGTCCCGACCGTCGTGAGTCCCCCGCTGTTCGTCCACGCCTACGTTGAGTACATCCTCTCAAACAGCGGGAGCCTTGTGGGGCTCACTCTCCAACACATCTCCATCATCGTACAGGCGATCGCCATCGCGGTGCCGCTCGGCGTCGTGGTTGGCACGCTCATCACGTACAACGACCGGGCGGCGACGGTTGTGCTCTGGCTCGCTGGCGTGATGATGACCGTTCCGAGTATCGCACTGTTCGGGTTGCTTATTCCGACGTTCGGCATCGGCAAACCCCCCGTTATCGTCGCGCTCGTGCTCTACTCGCAGTTGCCGGTTATCCGCAATACGTATGTCGGGCTTGACCGGATCGATCCGGCGGCCGTCGAGGCCGGCACCGGCCTCGGGATGACCCGCGTCGAACGGCTCCGGCGCGTGAAACTCCCGATGGCCCTCCCGGTCATTATGGCCGGCGTACGCAACGCCGTTGTCGTGCTCATCGGCATCGCGGCTATCGGAGCGTTCATCGGCGCAGGCGGTCTCGGTGACCTCATCTTCAATGGCGTCTCCGAGCCGGACATCCAGGAACTCGTCGTCGGCACCGTCGTGCTCTCGCTGCTGACGCTCGCCGTCGACTACGGCTTCGGACTGGTCGAGCGCGTCCTCCGGCTCCGCAACGGTGAGGACGTCCAATTGCCGCGGCTGGTGCGAGGCGCGGTTTCCAACACAGGAGGAACCTCATGA
- a CDS encoding helix-turn-helix domain-containing protein, with the protein MLTAKVCVRYEGDWTAKLAAHDVFGEFIASTFRDRRYVGIMAVECNADEVDTVLDVIGSHRFIDELEVVEEFEADGRDRISMTLFLEGGLTEFTPLQTLLYEGFLPIGPTKLENGRECFDLLLHDRDELSKAIELLEEFGNVTLDRISEEFRREVVPSRAGWQALLASIPPRRREVLNLALEEGYFEIPRQVTLEELADEMGITKTTASTHLRKAERQLVEFLLPYINLAAEEGEP; encoded by the coding sequence ATGTTGACTGCGAAGGTGTGCGTCCGGTACGAGGGCGACTGGACGGCGAAACTCGCGGCCCACGACGTGTTCGGCGAGTTCATCGCCTCCACGTTCCGCGACCGTCGCTACGTCGGCATCATGGCTGTCGAATGCAACGCGGACGAAGTCGACACGGTGCTCGACGTGATCGGGAGCCACCGATTCATCGACGAACTGGAGGTCGTCGAGGAGTTCGAAGCCGATGGGCGCGACCGCATCTCGATGACGCTGTTTCTCGAAGGCGGACTCACCGAGTTCACCCCGCTCCAAACGCTGTTGTACGAAGGGTTTCTTCCGATCGGTCCCACGAAGCTCGAGAACGGTCGGGAGTGTTTCGACCTCTTGTTGCACGACCGTGACGAACTGTCGAAGGCCATCGAACTGCTCGAGGAGTTCGGCAACGTGACGCTCGACCGGATCAGCGAGGAGTTCCGCCGGGAGGTCGTCCCCTCACGGGCGGGTTGGCAGGCGTTGCTCGCGTCGATCCCGCCACGACGGCGCGAGGTACTCAACCTCGCGCTCGAGGAGGGCTACTTCGAGATCCCGCGGCAGGTCACGCTCGAGGAGTTGGCAGACGAGATGGGCATTACCAAGACCACCGCCTCGACTCACCTTCGGAAGGCAGAACGCCAACTCGTCGAGTTCCTGCTCCCCTATATCAACCTCGCGGCCGAGGAAGGGGAACCATAA
- a CDS encoding glycine betaine ABC transporter substrate-binding protein: protein MLKQGAVAGSTVGLTSLAGCMSFVGGGGGSVKVGSKQFTEQELLGYMALESLKANTDVDVVNEVGLGGTTTNFRAVKNDEIDLYWEYTGTAWATLPPKHEEVITDSEEIYNEVDEEFNDRHSLDFLQRAPFNNTYVLTANPNWVEETGVQTISDFAEYVNAGNTDFTVVLNAEFEKRSDGWPGVAKHYGFDDVRSEIEVTNVSSGLTYQTVGQGDAQVGVGFNTNPKIIEFDLVVLEDDEKFFPVYNPAPLVNQDALESNPAIKEPLNAIGSKISTDQIRNLNKQVSIGGEDAQKVAREFLKNEGLI from the coding sequence GTGCTGAAGCAGGGAGCCGTCGCGGGGAGTACAGTCGGTCTGACATCGCTCGCCGGATGCATGAGCTTCGTCGGCGGCGGTGGCGGCTCGGTGAAAGTCGGGTCCAAGCAGTTCACCGAACAGGAACTGCTCGGGTACATGGCTCTCGAGTCACTGAAGGCAAACACGGACGTAGACGTCGTGAACGAAGTCGGACTCGGCGGGACGACCACCAACTTCCGGGCGGTGAAGAACGACGAAATCGACCTGTACTGGGAGTACACGGGTACGGCGTGGGCCACGCTCCCGCCCAAACACGAGGAGGTCATCACCGACTCGGAGGAGATCTACAACGAGGTCGACGAGGAGTTCAACGATCGACACAGCCTCGACTTCCTCCAGCGGGCGCCGTTCAACAACACGTACGTGCTGACGGCGAACCCGAACTGGGTCGAGGAGACCGGGGTACAGACTATCTCCGATTTCGCCGAGTATGTCAATGCCGGGAACACCGACTTCACGGTCGTGTTGAACGCGGAGTTCGAGAAGCGGTCCGACGGCTGGCCCGGGGTGGCGAAACACTACGGGTTCGACGACGTCCGCTCGGAAATCGAGGTGACGAACGTGAGCTCAGGACTCACCTACCAGACAGTCGGACAAGGCGACGCGCAGGTCGGCGTCGGGTTCAACACGAACCCGAAGATCATCGAGTTCGACCTCGTGGTGCTGGAGGACGACGAAAAGTTCTTCCCGGTGTACAACCCGGCGCCGCTGGTAAACCAGGATGCCCTCGAATCGAACCCGGCGATCAAGGAACCACTGAACGCCATCGGATCAAAGATCTCGACGGACCAGATTCGGAATCTGAATAAGCAGGTGTCCATCGGGGGTGAGGACGCCCAGAAGGTAGCCCGGGAGTTCCTGAAGAACGAAGGGCTCATCTGA
- a CDS encoding MmgE/PrpD family protein, with translation MTTEDAVAFAHTGSHLEVPETVTSHLRARVLDTLATVTAGYRLPTADIVRTYATHRFAGADDATLLDGTGTGVSLEAATLANATAANALDIDDGHREVKGHPAAVVVPAALAAAEAADATVGRFLDAVLVGYELAVRAGLAIHATDDVYTGTGSWGAVGAAAAVGRLRGNTSETLAHALGTAEYHAPRTPITRGVEQPGMTKDGIGWGAYAGTVAALLAERGFTGSGTVFDESSVDVTDSLGDQFHVTEGYLKPYPCCRWAHPGVAAAIDLRERAAIDPDTIERVQVETFVEATTLDTHVPDSAEAAEYSYPYPVAVALARGRFTPTDLDAAERSDPAVRSLADRIDIAVDESLDERFPTECLARVTVETTDGTYQSDVTRPPGARERPLTQGERIEKASRLLRPTVDETAVESIRETLRAPDRPVRALLAPWSEES, from the coding sequence GTGACGACCGAGGACGCCGTCGCGTTCGCCCACACCGGGAGCCACCTGGAGGTCCCGGAGACGGTCACCAGCCACCTCCGGGCCCGAGTGCTCGACACGCTGGCCACTGTGACCGCGGGCTATCGACTTCCCACGGCCGACATCGTCCGGACGTACGCCACCCATCGGTTCGCCGGCGCTGACGATGCCACGCTTCTCGACGGCACCGGCACTGGTGTGTCGCTCGAGGCGGCGACGCTGGCGAACGCCACCGCCGCCAACGCGCTCGATATCGATGACGGCCACCGCGAGGTCAAAGGCCACCCCGCGGCGGTCGTCGTTCCCGCGGCGCTGGCTGCGGCGGAGGCCGCGGACGCGACGGTCGGCCGATTCCTCGACGCCGTGCTCGTGGGGTACGAACTCGCGGTCAGAGCCGGTCTCGCCATCCACGCAACCGACGACGTCTACACCGGTACCGGGTCGTGGGGTGCAGTCGGAGCCGCGGCCGCCGTCGGGCGACTCCGAGGAAACACCTCGGAAACGCTTGCGCATGCTCTCGGCACCGCCGAGTACCACGCACCGCGGACGCCCATCACGCGCGGCGTCGAGCAGCCCGGAATGACGAAAGACGGCATCGGCTGGGGCGCGTACGCGGGCACCGTGGCGGCGCTGCTTGCCGAACGTGGCTTCACCGGCTCCGGAACCGTCTTCGACGAATCGTCAGTCGACGTCACCGACTCGCTGGGCGATCAGTTCCACGTCACCGAGGGATACTTGAAGCCGTACCCGTGCTGTCGATGGGCTCACCCCGGTGTCGCGGCCGCCATCGACCTGCGCGAGCGGGCCGCCATCGATCCCGACACGATCGAGCGCGTGCAGGTCGAGACGTTCGTGGAGGCGACAACCCTGGACACACACGTGCCCGACTCGGCGGAGGCCGCCGAGTACTCATACCCGTACCCGGTCGCGGTGGCTCTGGCCCGTGGTCGGTTCACACCGACCGACCTTGACGCGGCGGAGCGGTCCGATCCAGCCGTCAGATCGCTGGCTGACCGCATCGACATCGCCGTGGACGAGTCACTCGACGAACGGTTCCCCACCGAATGTCTCGCCCGGGTCACCGTCGAGACGACCGACGGGACGTACCAGTCGGACGTGACGCGTCCACCGGGCGCCCGAGAGCGACCGCTCACACAGGGAGAACGCATCGAGAAAGCGAGCCGGCTCCTTCGACCAACTGTCGACGAGACTGCCGTCGAGTCGATCCGCGAGACCCTCCGGGCGCCAGACCGGCCAGTCCGGGCCCTCCTCGCACCGTGGTCGGAGGAGTCATGA
- a CDS encoding DUF6282 family protein, protein MTAIDDAEPEYDLLDGAIDVHVHTAPDLVERFQSDVALAHAVRDAGMRGAVVKSHVVPTAGRVELANEALGKQVLYGGVALNGSVGGVNPDAAEVALDLGAKVVWLPTAWSHNHASQARAADVEQFVGQRVPDADEDLHVTADGDLTPDTRCVIDLVAEHDAVLGTGHVHPDAIETVVDACADAGAPCLVNHPFFRVLDLSIDQQASLADRGAVMEFCGYAVQSTERHTVERVARAVERLGPRHCLLATDFGQASNPPIEGLAKFAAALVDAGLDRGTVRRLLCETPIDLLGE, encoded by the coding sequence GTGACCGCCATCGACGACGCGGAACCGGAGTACGATCTGCTCGACGGGGCGATCGACGTACACGTCCACACCGCGCCTGACCTCGTCGAGCGGTTCCAGAGCGACGTCGCGCTCGCACACGCCGTGCGGGACGCGGGGATGCGCGGCGCGGTCGTCAAGAGCCACGTCGTTCCGACGGCAGGGCGGGTCGAACTCGCAAACGAGGCGCTCGGCAAACAGGTGTTGTACGGCGGGGTCGCGCTCAACGGGAGCGTGGGCGGCGTCAACCCCGACGCCGCGGAGGTGGCACTCGACCTCGGTGCGAAGGTTGTCTGGCTCCCGACCGCGTGGAGCCATAACCACGCGAGTCAGGCACGAGCCGCGGACGTCGAACAGTTCGTCGGCCAGCGAGTACCCGACGCCGACGAGGACCTCCACGTCACCGCCGACGGCGACCTGACGCCCGACACTCGGTGCGTCATCGACCTCGTCGCGGAGCACGACGCGGTGCTCGGGACGGGCCACGTCCACCCCGACGCAATCGAGACGGTGGTCGACGCCTGCGCCGACGCGGGCGCTCCATGTCTCGTCAACCACCCCTTCTTTCGCGTACTCGATCTTTCCATCGACCAGCAGGCATCACTCGCGGACCGGGGCGCAGTGATGGAGTTCTGCGGGTATGCCGTTCAAAGCACCGAGAGGCACACGGTCGAGCGCGTCGCCCGGGCGGTCGAGCGCCTCGGACCCAGGCACTGCCTGCTGGCGACGGACTTCGGGCAGGCGTCGAACCCACCCATCGAAGGACTCGCGAAGTTCGCAGCCGCGCTCGTCGACGCGGGACTTGACCGCGGGACCGTCCGTCGACTCCTGTGTGAGACGCCGATCGATTTGCTCGGCGAGTAG
- a CDS encoding universal stress protein: protein MTRVLLPASNHSQWAESVADVVVDTEDDDDLTAVVAHVFDDDEVESTNENLDIEGRAKVDELASRKSGVNAATQRLEDAGIDTEVRGVEHEGEPAEAIVAAVDEEDADRLYMYSRKRSPAGKAVFGSTLQEAILKARVPIVVVPSNAL from the coding sequence GTGACACGCGTTCTGCTACCCGCGAGCAACCACTCACAGTGGGCGGAGAGCGTCGCCGATGTCGTCGTCGATACGGAGGACGACGACGACCTCACGGCGGTCGTCGCCCACGTCTTCGACGACGACGAGGTCGAGTCGACGAACGAGAACCTCGATATCGAGGGACGCGCGAAGGTCGACGAGCTCGCGAGCCGCAAGTCCGGAGTCAACGCGGCGACACAGCGACTTGAGGACGCGGGCATCGACACCGAAGTCCGCGGCGTGGAACACGAGGGCGAGCCCGCCGAAGCCATCGTTGCGGCGGTCGACGAGGAGGACGCCGACCGGCTGTACATGTACAGCCGGAAGCGGAGCCCCGCCGGCAAGGCCGTCTTCGGCAGCACGCTCCAGGAGGCCATCCTCAAGGCTCGGGTTCCGATCGTCGTCGTTCCGTCGAACGCGCTGTAA